In Oscillatoria acuminata PCC 6304, a single window of DNA contains:
- a CDS encoding SulP family inorganic anion transporter, producing the protein MNSRRLRQEWFSNVRADLLAGAVVGLALIPEAIAFSIIAGVDPKVGLYASFIIAVMTAFLGGRPGSISAATGAMALLMIDLVKDHGLPYLFAATLLTGILQVVFGFLKLGRQMKYVPRAVTIGYINALAVLIFMAQLPQLTDVPVAVYVLTSLSLGIIYILPRFTKAVPSPLVALAVMTIAAIALKLEVPRVGDMGELPTALPFFALPQVPLTLETLQIILPYSLTLAIVGLLASFLTASLVDELTDTPSDKNQEAKGQGIANIVTGFFGGMAGCGMIGQSVINVQSGGRGRLSTLASGVFLLFAILVLQDWVKQMPMATLVAVMIMVSIGTFRWSSFKNIPRIPRSETAVMLTTMFVTIFTKNFALGVVTGIVMSTVFFSRKIADLVFVDKVFSNDGTHRIYKVAGQIFFLSKEDFLGSFDFNELVDRVTVDLTHAHLWDQGSVEMLDKIVIKFRRNGTEVELVGLNQASATLYDKLATYKQPDLSPNSDPGKEQNEAEYPSHHSQ; encoded by the coding sequence TTGAACAGTCGCAGACTCAGACAAGAGTGGTTTTCAAATGTGCGCGCCGATTTGTTGGCGGGTGCAGTGGTGGGTTTGGCGTTGATTCCCGAGGCGATCGCCTTTTCAATTATTGCTGGAGTTGATCCCAAAGTCGGACTCTATGCCTCTTTTATTATTGCCGTGATGACGGCCTTTTTAGGGGGTAGGCCGGGGTCGATTTCCGCAGCAACCGGGGCGATGGCATTGCTGATGATTGATTTGGTCAAGGATCATGGGTTGCCCTATTTATTTGCTGCCACGTTGCTAACGGGAATTCTGCAAGTTGTGTTTGGTTTTCTCAAACTGGGGCGGCAGATGAAATACGTTCCCCGGGCGGTGACGATTGGCTATATTAATGCTTTGGCGGTGTTAATTTTTATGGCCCAGTTGCCACAATTGACGGATGTTCCTGTGGCAGTTTATGTGCTGACGAGTCTGTCTTTGGGGATTATTTATATCCTGCCTCGGTTTACCAAAGCGGTGCCTTCTCCGTTGGTGGCATTGGCGGTGATGACGATCGCCGCGATCGCCCTCAAATTAGAAGTCCCCAGGGTCGGGGATATGGGAGAATTACCCACCGCCTTACCCTTCTTTGCACTGCCACAAGTTCCCCTGACTTTAGAAACCTTACAGATTATTTTACCCTATTCCTTAACCTTGGCAATTGTCGGGTTATTGGCCTCATTTCTCACCGCTTCTTTGGTGGATGAACTAACGGATACGCCGAGTGATAAAAACCAAGAAGCGAAAGGACAAGGAATTGCCAATATTGTCACCGGATTTTTTGGCGGGATGGCCGGATGTGGGATGATTGGACAATCGGTGATTAATGTCCAATCCGGGGGACGAGGACGGTTATCAACTCTCGCTTCTGGGGTATTTCTCTTATTTGCCATTCTAGTCTTGCAAGATTGGGTGAAGCAAATGCCGATGGCGACTTTGGTTGCCGTGATGATTATGGTGTCTATTGGCACATTCCGTTGGTCATCGTTCAAAAATATTCCCCGGATTCCTCGCAGTGAAACCGCTGTGATGTTGACCACCATGTTTGTGACAATTTTTACCAAGAATTTTGCCCTGGGGGTGGTGACTGGAATTGTCATGAGTACGGTTTTCTTTTCTCGCAAAATTGCTGATTTGGTCTTTGTGGATAAGGTGTTCAGCAACGATGGAACCCACCGGATTTATAAGGTAGCGGGACAGATTTTCTTCTTATCTAAAGAAGACTTTCTGGGGTCGTTTGATTTTAATGAATTGGTCGATCGCGTCACGGTGGATTTGACTCATGCCCATCTCTGGGACCAAGGGTCGGTCGAAATGCTGGATAAAATCGTGATTAAATTCCGCCGCAATGGGACTGAGGTGGAATTAGTCGGATTAAATCAAGCCAGTGCAACGTTGTACGATAAATTGGCGACCTACAAACAACCGGATCTCTCCCCCAACTCTGACCCAGGGAAAGAACAGAACGAAGCCGAATATCCATCCCATCATTCCCAGTAA
- a CDS encoding toxin-antitoxin (TA) system antitoxin, which translates to MSPKTFEITSLPENLIELLADLQNKTEILLTSEGIPFAKVLPLTSQQPVIPKVGLNYGAMVMSDDFDEPLPDDFWGV; encoded by the coding sequence ATGTCGCCGAAAACCTTTGAGATTACTAGCTTACCGGAGAACTTAATCGAATTATTGGCGGATCTTCAGAATAAGACAGAGATTCTCTTAACTTCTGAAGGAATACCTTTTGCTAAAGTGCTGCCGTTGACCAGTCAGCAACCTGTGATACCGAAAGTCGGATTAAATTATGGGGCAATGGTGATGAGTGATGATTTTGATGAGCCTTTACCGGATGATTTTTGGGGGGTATGA
- a CDS encoding type II toxin-antitoxin system VapC family toxin, whose amino-acid sequence MKVLLDTHTFIWWDSQPEQLSSDMVEFLTKPDTEKFVSVISLWEIQIKSQLGKLTLNQPLENIYQSQSQNFISFLGVTPSHIFKVGVLPFHHKDPFDRLLIAQAMTEGLTIVTRDKIFNLYEVPLLWI is encoded by the coding sequence ATGAAAGTTTTATTAGATACTCATACTTTTATTTGGTGGGATAGTCAGCCAGAACAGTTGTCATCGGACATGGTGGAGTTTTTAACAAAACCCGATACTGAGAAATTTGTCAGTGTTATAAGTTTATGGGAAATTCAGATTAAAAGTCAGTTAGGAAAGTTAACTCTCAATCAACCCCTAGAAAATATTTATCAGAGTCAAAGCCAAAATTTTATTTCTTTTTTAGGGGTGACTCCTTCTCATATTTTTAAGGTTGGGGTGTTACCGTTTCATCATAAAGATCCATTTGACCGGCTGTTAATTGCTCAGGCTATGACAGAAGGGTTAACAATTGTAACGCGGGATAAAATCTTCAATTTATATGAAGTTCCGTTGTTATGGATTTAA
- a CDS encoding bifunctional serine/threonine-protein kinase/formylglycine-generating enzyme family protein, with the protein MQNGKYVIDKELGEGGFGTTYIALKSPLDTKVVIKTPQIKKINSFRTDEEKQKYKEGFREEALRLALCPHPNIVKIETVFSEDSLPCIVMEYIEGQTLWDVVKNQKVLTEKDALIYIKQIANAVHFIHEKGLVHRDVKPNNIILRSNSNDAVLIDFGIARQYISGAPLTSYSTDGFSPIEQYDNDRVQGRYTDIYALSATFYYLLVGDPPPLAWVRKPEKLVPPKHRNPDISDQTNEAILEGLKVEPTERPSSVQEWLEMLPKVIPLTPPLPPSPPFNFEVVYLDVRGQERNREQRKAELFEQVLGDNPVLKLEMVKISAGTYLMGSPDVEMVKSQYQPSNLTERPQRKVSIDAFFMSRFPITQAIWKFIAHLPKVQIDLNPDCSQFKQDENNPVEQVSWFQAQEFCDRLSHLTQLNYRLPSEAEWEYACKAGMENKPFHFGDTITTKYANYDGTESYNYEPMGEFHKQTKSVGISGVANAFGLSDMHGNVWEWCADPKHDDYQGAPLDGRSWEIEGEANNTILRVLRGGAWETKAGECRATNRKFVRPHRSRSSFGFRVALSNLLSK; encoded by the coding sequence TTGCAAAACGGAAAATATGTAATTGATAAAGAGCTGGGAGAGGGTGGTTTTGGGACCACTTACATAGCCCTAAAAAGTCCCTTGGATACAAAAGTGGTTATTAAAACCCCACAGATTAAAAAAATCAACAGTTTCCGTACTGATGAGGAGAAACAAAAATACAAAGAAGGATTTAGAGAAGAAGCTCTTAGACTGGCTTTATGCCCGCATCCCAATATTGTCAAAATAGAAACCGTATTTTCTGAAGATTCTCTGCCTTGTATCGTCATGGAATATATAGAAGGTCAAACATTATGGGATGTCGTTAAAAATCAAAAAGTTTTGACAGAAAAAGATGCTTTGATTTATATCAAACAAATAGCCAATGCTGTACATTTTATTCATGAAAAAGGGCTAGTGCATAGAGATGTCAAACCCAATAATATCATCCTGCGCTCTAATTCAAATGATGCGGTACTCATTGATTTTGGAATTGCCAGACAATATATTTCTGGTGCGCCTTTAACCTCTTATAGTACCGATGGATTTTCGCCCATTGAGCAATATGATAACGACAGAGTTCAAGGACGCTATACTGATATCTATGCATTGTCAGCAACATTCTATTACTTATTGGTAGGAGACCCTCCTCCTTTGGCTTGGGTGAGAAAACCTGAAAAGTTAGTGCCTCCCAAACACCGTAATCCTGATATTAGCGACCAGACCAATGAGGCTATTCTTGAGGGACTGAAAGTCGAACCCACAGAGCGTCCTAGTTCGGTTCAAGAATGGTTAGAAATGCTCCCGAAGGTTATACCTCTTACCCCTCCCCTTCCCCCTTCCCCTCCTTTTAATTTTGAAGTAGTCTATCTCGATGTCAGGGGACAAGAACGAAATCGAGAGCAACGTAAAGCTGAATTATTTGAACAGGTTTTAGGTGACAATCCAGTTTTAAAATTAGAAATGGTGAAGATTTCAGCGGGGACTTACTTGATGGGGTCACCTGATGTTGAAATGGTCAAAAGTCAATATCAGCCAAGTAACCTCACCGAGCGCCCACAACGCAAGGTCAGCATTGATGCGTTTTTTATGAGTAGATTTCCAATCACTCAAGCTATCTGGAAATTTATCGCTCATTTGCCCAAAGTTCAGATTGACTTAAATCCGGATTGTTCTCAGTTTAAACAGGATGAAAATAATCCCGTAGAGCAAGTTTCCTGGTTTCAAGCCCAAGAATTTTGTGATCGCCTATCTCATCTGACTCAACTCAACTATAGACTACCCAGTGAAGCAGAATGGGAATATGCTTGCAAAGCCGGGATGGAGAATAAACCCTTTCATTTCGGAGATACGATAACCACTAAATATGCCAACTATGATGGAACTGAATCCTATAATTATGAGCCAATGGGCGAGTTTCATAAACAAACTAAATCTGTAGGGATTTCTGGAGTAGCCAATGCTTTTGGACTCTCTGATATGCATGGGAATGTGTGGGAATGGTGTGCGGATCCAAAACATGATGATTATCAAGGCGCTCCATTAGATGGCCGCTCTTGGGAGATAGAAGGAGAAGCAAATAACACTATTCTGCGAGTTTTACGAGGTGGGGCATGGGAAACCAAGGCGGGAGAATGTCGTGCTACTAACCGCAAATTTGTGCGACCCCATCGGAGTCGGTCAAGTTTTGGATTTCGAGTAGCTTTATCCAATTTATTGTCTAAATAA
- a CDS encoding serine/threonine protein kinase: MNAWQEWEKGKLIGGRYHVHSTLGCGSIAITYLALDDKANEKVVLKTIKPELLNQLTVSELKDLKLKFLQEAVNLSRCKHSNIVKFLDIFHDKTTDLIYIIMEYIDGRTLESYRKVWSQKEALKYIKQIGDALTYLHDQGIIHRNVKPSNIMLQNGPLGKVVLIGFSVAQSFNHNLTNLKSDNADSFTPKELFWQEDEKGPFTDVYSLSATLYFLLTNELPLSAQDRNLSLFRPDNRNPRELREPKEIVDTISKSVNRAIIKGMAIEAKDRYPSIEILLESLGIRHYLPKKFTEQLNRASAKLDKMNMVITIIGIIVGIGGMIFGVLGASNPNCPPYVQEREANHQLNP; encoded by the coding sequence ATGAACGCATGGCAAGAATGGGAAAAAGGCAAATTAATAGGCGGTAGATACCACGTCCATAGCACCCTGGGTTGTGGCTCTATTGCCATTACCTATCTTGCCTTAGATGACAAAGCCAATGAAAAGGTGGTGCTTAAAACCATTAAGCCGGAGTTGTTGAATCAATTAACGGTCTCAGAACTCAAAGACTTAAAACTTAAGTTTTTGCAAGAAGCCGTTAATTTGTCCAGATGCAAGCATAGTAATATCGTTAAATTTTTAGACATTTTTCATGATAAAACAACTGATTTAATCTATATTATTATGGAATATATAGACGGCAGAACTTTAGAAAGCTATAGAAAAGTTTGGTCTCAGAAAGAGGCTTTAAAATATATTAAGCAAATTGGTGATGCCTTAACCTATCTTCATGACCAAGGTATCATTCACCGCAATGTTAAGCCTTCTAATATTATGTTGCAAAATGGTCCCCTGGGTAAAGTGGTGTTAATCGGGTTTAGTGTAGCCCAATCCTTTAACCATAATTTAACGAATCTCAAGAGCGATAATGCGGATAGTTTTACCCCGAAAGAGTTATTTTGGCAAGAGGATGAAAAAGGTCCATTTACCGATGTGTATTCTTTATCCGCCACGCTTTATTTTTTGTTGACAAATGAATTGCCTCTTTCAGCCCAAGATAGAAACTTATCTTTATTCCGCCCAGATAATCGAAATCCAAGGGAGTTAAGAGAACCCAAGGAAATCGTTGACACTATAAGTAAATCAGTTAATCGGGCCATTATAAAAGGCATGGCAATTGAGGCCAAAGACCGATATCCTTCGATAGAAATTTTGCTGGAATCTTTAGGCATCCGGCATTACCTGCCCAAAAAATTCACGGAACAATTGAATAGGGCCTCAGCCAAGTTGGATAAAATGAATATGGTTATTACAATTATTGGCATTATAGTCGGAATTGGAGGGATGATTTTCGGAGTTTTGGGTGCGTCTAACCCTAACTGCCCACCTTATGTTCAGGAAAGAGAAGCCAATCATCAGCTTAACCCTTAA
- a CDS encoding ATP-grasp domain-containing protein, with protein sequence MSKQYRMLVITDHQTHGKGESIYPLLKAMSNNPVCSSIEVASRGKPENQGFFYDYDSTAITSLRVDDNFEYQEGGEDFLKSDVKAKLEDYDVVFIRLDRPVPDEFLDFITTHIPEHRVINRPEGIRATGSKDFLLNFPELCPPIKLCSSLSDILDFYSQFPVVLKPLRSYGGKGIIRIMNDTVWENETQYALTEYKSVLENNLKNQGQYLAMKYLKNVGQGDKRVIVVNGKIMGTTLRIPKEGSWICNLSAGGSSNFAEPDQNEIKIADTISPSIVEQGVVIFGFDTLVDDAGNRVLSEINTLNVGGLLQAEMHSGKPVVQDSANLMWDYICKNIT encoded by the coding sequence ATGAGCAAGCAATATCGTATGTTGGTGATTACCGATCATCAAACTCATGGGAAAGGAGAATCAATTTATCCTTTATTAAAAGCAATGAGCAACAACCCCGTTTGTTCCTCGATTGAAGTAGCGAGTCGGGGCAAGCCAGAGAATCAAGGATTTTTCTATGATTATGACTCAACCGCCATCACCAGCTTAAGAGTTGACGATAATTTTGAGTATCAAGAAGGTGGCGAAGATTTTTTAAAATCTGACGTCAAAGCTAAACTAGAGGATTATGATGTAGTCTTTATCAGACTTGATAGACCCGTTCCTGATGAATTCTTGGATTTCATTACCACTCATATCCCCGAACATCGGGTGATCAATCGTCCGGAGGGAATCCGAGCTACCGGCTCTAAAGACTTTCTGCTAAACTTTCCTGAACTTTGTCCTCCCATCAAGCTTTGTAGTAGCCTCAGCGATATTTTAGACTTTTACAGTCAGTTTCCTGTGGTGTTAAAACCGCTGCGGAGCTATGGAGGCAAAGGCATTATCAGAATCATGAATGATACAGTCTGGGAAAATGAGACTCAATATGCCTTGACTGAATATAAGTCTGTCCTTGAAAATAATTTAAAAAATCAAGGCCAATACTTAGCCATGAAGTATTTAAAAAATGTAGGGCAGGGCGATAAGAGAGTCATCGTGGTCAATGGCAAAATTATGGGAACAACCCTCAGAATTCCCAAGGAAGGCTCTTGGATCTGTAATCTTTCTGCGGGTGGATCCTCAAATTTTGCCGAACCGGATCAGAATGAAATAAAAATTGCGGATACAATCAGCCCTAGCATTGTCGAGCAAGGCGTGGTGATTTTCGGATTTGACACATTGGTGGATGATGCGGGAAATCGAGTCTTGTCGGAAATTAATACGTTAAATGTCGGCGGGTTATTGCAAGCTGAAATGCATTCCGGCAAACCCGTTGTGCAAGATTCGGCTAACTTAATGTGGGACTATATCTGTAAAAACATCACCTAG
- a CDS encoding SIR2 family protein, whose product MQGKIFSPLKNEIDLAQLIATPPIGDCPYTLFLGAGASVSSGIPSANGMVREWQKSLYKSLKRPKYVAEENFEHWLNGEYPSWREQKAREYNQSDYSLLFTYRYQQPLERKNYLEQLFEGKQPAFGYVYLASLIAAKRLNRILTLNFDDLASEALVKYYGIKSIVCPFDASISEIAISKQKPKIIKLHGDFLYDDIRRFDDLRNSARMQSYFPKSMQENIEDKMKEMTRGYGLIVAGYSGNDTSIMSAISDLLKNPEYLTYGLHWCLHKPRKSERSVEIPAKLIELKQNYPNQVHLYEIESFDKLMEEVHLECRSKLPNVLVQPHPHNLVVEFYESVRGGSSEILSDQMRQYLYDFVESLEKIRTPEYSIIKAELKWELGASQRAQGYEEAALQFFVDGYALLEEAMTQNLPIELKVKALRRKSGLCIGIAKLIEKGHEVPTSTEGSTLPFFDWPEALQESFKVITEGFEICQHPEAEKIPAPFKRTFSFNGCCAYSLKGEWESKEKGLTKLDNIEELAQKVIPYIRHIKSLDPEGEHIPKLVKDPDFHYLYENSQILKAEINQSQVLA is encoded by the coding sequence ATGCAAGGAAAAATTTTCAGCCCATTAAAAAATGAAATTGATTTAGCGCAATTAATTGCCACTCCGCCCATAGGGGATTGCCCTTATACCCTATTCTTAGGTGCAGGTGCTTCAGTCTCTTCCGGTATCCCCTCAGCAAATGGCATGGTTAGAGAATGGCAAAAATCTTTATACAAGTCATTGAAAAGGCCCAAGTATGTTGCTGAAGAGAATTTTGAACATTGGTTAAATGGAGAATACCCAAGTTGGCGCGAACAAAAGGCGAGAGAGTATAACCAAAGCGATTATTCTCTTTTGTTTACCTATCGTTATCAGCAACCTTTAGAGCGAAAAAACTACCTAGAGCAGCTTTTTGAAGGTAAACAACCTGCTTTTGGATATGTTTATTTAGCCAGTTTAATAGCAGCCAAGCGGTTGAATCGAATTTTAACCCTGAATTTTGATGATTTAGCCAGCGAAGCTCTGGTTAAATATTATGGAATCAAATCGATAGTCTGTCCTTTTGATGCCAGCATTTCCGAAATAGCCATTTCCAAGCAAAAACCTAAAATTATTAAATTACATGGGGATTTTCTGTATGACGACATCCGCCGGTTTGATGATTTGCGGAATAGCGCCAGAATGCAATCCTATTTCCCCAAAAGTATGCAAGAAAATATTGAAGACAAAATGAAGGAAATGACCAGAGGCTATGGGTTAATCGTCGCCGGTTACTCTGGAAACGATACCTCGATCATGAGCGCTATTAGTGATTTGCTCAAAAATCCCGAATATTTGACCTATGGATTACATTGGTGCTTGCATAAACCCCGTAAATCTGAACGATCTGTAGAAATACCGGCTAAATTGATTGAGCTTAAACAGAATTATCCCAATCAAGTTCATTTGTATGAAATAGAAAGCTTTGACAAGCTCATGGAAGAAGTGCATTTAGAATGCAGAAGTAAACTTCCTAATGTTTTGGTACAACCCCATCCTCATAATCTAGTCGTCGAATTTTATGAATCAGTCCGAGGCGGAAGTAGTGAAATTTTAAGTGACCAAATGAGGCAGTACCTTTACGACTTTGTAGAATCCTTAGAAAAAATCAGGACCCCTGAGTATTCTATCATCAAAGCAGAGTTGAAGTGGGAACTCGGCGCAAGTCAAAGAGCGCAAGGATATGAAGAAGCTGCCTTACAATTTTTTGTAGATGGTTATGCACTTTTAGAAGAAGCCATGACCCAGAATCTTCCCATAGAACTAAAAGTGAAAGCCTTAAGAAGAAAATCTGGTCTTTGTATTGGGATTGCTAAATTAATTGAAAAAGGACATGAAGTCCCGACTTCCACTGAGGGTTCAACCCTCCCATTCTTTGACTGGCCCGAAGCCTTACAGGAATCTTTTAAAGTGATTACCGAAGGTTTTGAGATTTGTCAACACCCGGAAGCCGAAAAAATTCCCGCCCCTTTTAAAAGAACCTTTTCCTTTAACGGATGTTGTGCTTATTCCTTAAAAGGGGAATGGGAAAGCAAAGAGAAGGGATTAACTAAATTAGACAACATTGAAGAACTGGCTCAAAAAGTGATTCCGTATATTCGGCATATCAAAAGTTTGGATCCCGAAGGGGAGCATATTCCTAAGCTCGTTAAGGACCCTGACTTCCATTATTTGTATGAAAATTCGCAAATCCTGAAAGCTGAAATTAATCAATCCCAAGTCTTAGCTTAA